Proteins found in one Mucilaginibacter gracilis genomic segment:
- a CDS encoding lipid A deacylase LpxR family protein, whose amino-acid sequence MMKFILFLVISPFVLLSTTFAQSNFYKNEVGIQSDNDGFLAQRSDRYYTAGNFGYFRHALKVADSSSLQNKVLGFELGQKIYTPQTGAIPAAIFVDRPFAGYLYIGTNLNLLYKNESNLKLQVRAGIIGPNAYAEQIQNLIHNTFGFYHPTGWEYQIQNAVQLNLAAEYNRLLTRGTSADLLFNSYLNAGTGITGAGLGFTARLGRFNQLFNSISTTSTVTQNTNIKPLHNSELFFYYKPMLNLVAYDATIQGGLFEKTHGDEEVTLTPNPVVFSQQVGGSFVKKHWVFDLSVIFETREDKEMVEKHSGHQWGSVSGMYRF is encoded by the coding sequence ATGATGAAATTTATACTTTTCCTGGTTATATCTCCTTTTGTGCTGTTAAGCACAACTTTTGCACAAAGCAACTTTTATAAAAATGAGGTTGGCATCCAAAGCGATAATGATGGCTTTTTGGCGCAACGATCCGACAGGTATTATACGGCGGGTAACTTTGGCTACTTTCGCCATGCGCTAAAAGTTGCCGATAGCTCATCATTGCAAAATAAGGTACTGGGTTTTGAACTAGGGCAAAAAATTTATACCCCTCAAACCGGAGCCATCCCGGCAGCCATATTTGTCGACAGGCCTTTTGCCGGCTATCTTTATATTGGCACAAACTTAAATTTGCTTTACAAAAACGAAAGTAACCTTAAACTACAGGTACGTGCTGGCATTATTGGCCCCAACGCTTATGCCGAGCAAATACAAAATTTAATACACAACACATTCGGCTTTTACCACCCTACGGGTTGGGAGTACCAAATACAAAATGCTGTTCAGTTAAATTTGGCCGCCGAATACAACCGCCTTTTAACCCGTGGCACCAGTGCCGACCTTTTGTTTAACAGTTACCTTAATGCAGGCACAGGCATAACGGGCGCAGGGCTTGGGTTTACGGCCCGTTTAGGTAGGTTTAATCAGCTTTTTAATTCTATCAGCACAACAAGCACAGTAACCCAAAACACCAACATAAAACCTTTACACAACAGCGAATTATTTTTTTATTATAAACCAATGCTTAACCTGGTAGCTTATGATGCAACCATACAAGGCGGCCTGTTTGAAAAAACGCATGGCGACGAAGAGGTAACACTAACACCTAACCCCGTAGTATTTAGCCAGCAGGTTGGCGGTTCGTTTGTAAAAAAACATTGGGTGTTTGACCTTTCGGTGATATTTGAAACACGGGAAGATAAAGAGATGGTGGAAAAACATTCGGGCCACCAGTGGGGGTCAGTAAGTGGCATGTACCGTTTTTGA
- the lon gene encoding endopeptidase La, whose amino-acid sequence MSFDPFDFKNTLPIINEDSEFFPLMSSEDEEEMNNEQLPEVLPILPLRNTVLFPGVVIPITVGRDKSIKLIRDANKGDRMIGVVAQQDVGIEDPTFSQLNQVGTIALIIKMLQMPDGNTTVILQGKKRFMLNEEIQSEPYIKATVQPFQEAKSKEDKEFKATISSIKDMAMSIVQLSPNIPSEAGIAIRNIESTTFLINFISSNMNADMGAKQKLLEINNVRDRARVILEHLTVEIQMLELKNQIQSKVRTDLDKQQRDYFLNQQLKTIQEELGGNSPDLEIEDLRKRATKKKWAKEVGDHFKKELEKLARTNPAAADYSVQINYLELLLDLPWNEFTKDNFDLKRAQKVLDKDHFGLDKVKQRIIEYLAVLKLKHDMKAPILCLVGPPGVGKTSLGKSIAKALGRKYVRMALGGIRDEAEIRGHRKTYIGAMPGRIISSLKKAGAANPVFILDEIDKVGNDFRGDPSSALLEVLDPEQNSTFYDHYVEMDFDLSNVMFIATANSLSNIQPALLDRMEIIEVNGYTIEEKIEIAKQHLVPKQREAHGLKLKDVTLKNNVLEKVVEEYTRESGVRALEKKIGSLVRGIAKNIAMEEAYNPTVSKDDVERILGAPIFDKDQYENNEVAGVVTGLAWTQVGGDILFIEASLSPGRGKLTLTGSLGDVMKESAVIALAYLRAHASYFKIDPKLFEQWDVHVHVPAGATPKDGPSAGITMLTALTSAFTQRKVKSHLAMTGEITLRGKVLPVGGIKEKILAAKRANIKEIILCKANEKDILEIKEDYIKDLQFYYVREMREVIDMALLKQQVKDPLDLTVKEDLKPVLN is encoded by the coding sequence ATGAGTTTTGATCCATTTGATTTTAAGAATACCTTACCAATTATAAACGAAGATTCTGAGTTTTTCCCCCTCATGTCCAGTGAAGATGAGGAAGAAATGAATAATGAGCAACTGCCCGAGGTACTGCCAATATTGCCGTTGCGTAATACAGTTTTATTTCCGGGTGTTGTAATACCTATTACCGTTGGCCGCGATAAATCAATTAAACTGATACGCGATGCCAACAAAGGCGACCGCATGATTGGGGTAGTTGCGCAACAAGATGTGGGTATTGAAGACCCCACTTTTAGTCAGCTTAACCAGGTTGGTACTATAGCACTAATAATAAAAATGCTGCAAATGCCCGATGGTAACACCACCGTAATTTTGCAAGGCAAAAAACGCTTTATGCTGAATGAAGAAATACAGAGCGAGCCGTATATAAAGGCCACCGTTCAACCTTTCCAGGAAGCAAAATCAAAAGAAGATAAAGAGTTTAAGGCTACCATATCATCAATAAAAGATATGGCCATGAGCATTGTTCAGCTTTCGCCAAACATACCAAGCGAGGCCGGCATTGCTATCCGCAATATTGAAAGCACAACGTTTTTAATCAACTTCATATCGTCAAATATGAATGCTGATATGGGTGCCAAGCAAAAATTGTTGGAGATAAATAACGTGCGCGACCGCGCCCGCGTAATTTTGGAGCACCTTACCGTTGAAATACAAATGCTGGAACTAAAAAACCAGATACAAAGTAAGGTACGCACCGATTTGGATAAGCAACAACGCGATTATTTTTTAAACCAGCAATTAAAAACCATTCAGGAAGAATTGGGCGGTAACTCTCCCGATCTGGAAATTGAGGATCTGCGTAAGCGGGCAACCAAAAAGAAATGGGCAAAAGAGGTTGGCGACCATTTTAAAAAAGAACTCGAAAAACTGGCCCGTACCAATCCTGCGGCGGCAGATTATTCGGTACAGATCAATTATCTTGAATTACTGCTCGACCTCCCCTGGAACGAGTTTACCAAAGATAACTTTGATTTAAAACGCGCCCAAAAAGTATTAGATAAAGACCATTTTGGCCTTGATAAGGTTAAACAACGCATTATAGAATACCTTGCGGTATTAAAGTTAAAGCATGATATGAAGGCACCAATATTATGTTTGGTTGGCCCTCCGGGTGTTGGTAAAACATCGTTAGGTAAATCTATCGCCAAAGCTTTGGGGCGCAAATATGTGCGTATGGCGTTGGGCGGCATCCGCGATGAAGCTGAGATACGCGGCCACCGTAAAACTTACATCGGCGCTATGCCGGGCCGTATTATATCGTCGCTTAAAAAGGCGGGCGCTGCAAACCCGGTATTCATTTTAGATGAGATAGACAAAGTTGGTAACGATTTCCGCGGCGACCCATCGTCGGCATTGTTAGAAGTGCTTGATCCTGAGCAAAACAGCACTTTTTACGATCATTATGTAGAGATGGATTTCGACCTATCCAACGTAATGTTTATCGCTACAGCAAACTCGTTAAGCAACATTCAGCCGGCCTTGCTTGATAGGATGGAGATTATTGAAGTTAACGGCTATACCATTGAAGAAAAAATTGAAATAGCCAAACAACACTTGGTACCCAAACAACGCGAAGCGCACGGCTTAAAGCTGAAAGACGTTACCTTGAAAAACAATGTACTGGAAAAGGTTGTGGAAGAGTACACGCGCGAATCGGGCGTGAGGGCGTTAGAGAAAAAAATTGGCTCGTTAGTACGTGGCATTGCCAAAAACATTGCCATGGAAGAAGCTTATAACCCAACCGTGAGCAAAGATGATGTTGAGCGGATATTAGGGGCTCCTATTTTTGATAAAGATCAGTACGAAAACAATGAAGTTGCCGGCGTAGTAACCGGCCTGGCCTGGACACAGGTTGGCGGCGATATTTTATTTATTGAAGCAAGCCTAAGCCCCGGCAGAGGAAAACTAACCTTAACAGGTAGCTTGGGCGATGTAATGAAGGAATCGGCAGTTATTGCTTTGGCTTATTTAAGGGCACATGCTAGCTACTTTAAAATTGACCCTAAGTTATTTGAGCAATGGGATGTGCATGTACACGTACCGGCAGGCGCTACACCTAAAGACGGGCCTTCGGCTGGTATTACTATGCTTACGGCCTTAACTTCGGCATTTACGCAACGCAAAGTAAAATCGCACCTGGCCATGACCGGCGAAATTACCTTACGCGGGAAGGTTTTACCCGTAGGTGGTATTAAAGAAAAAATACTGGCTGCTAAACGTGCAAATATTAAAGAGATTATACTGTGCAAAGCAAACGAAAAAGACATTTTAGAGATCAAAGAAGATTACATTAAAGACCTCCAGTTTTACTACGTAAGAGAAATGCGCGAGGTGATTGACATGGCCCTGCTAAAACAACAGGTGAAAGACCCTTTAGATTTAACCGTAAAAGAAGATTTGAAGCCGGTTTTAAATTAA
- a CDS encoding tetratricopeptide repeat protein: MKLSVILSFLIVASVEVVQAQNAYVKLGQQALMDGDFKQAVSHLEKACVVDSTNANALWMLGYSYYHSENYKKAIATYCKVIEIKPTDCSAYYYRAMAKSYYARDVQTSAADKEKNLLGAILDLSKAININPNDIKFYQNRGIFYREYAAFKLQKANKFYDRTRGLNSLKASVTDLEKVLADNPDRKDISTQLDMSKQQLTVATAAVHN, translated from the coding sequence ATGAAACTTTCAGTTATACTGTCTTTCCTAATTGTTGCTTCTGTTGAAGTTGTACAGGCACAAAATGCATACGTGAAACTTGGGCAGCAAGCGTTGATGGACGGCGACTTTAAGCAAGCTGTATCACACCTTGAAAAAGCTTGTGTGGTTGATTCTACCAATGCCAATGCGTTGTGGATGCTGGGCTATTCGTACTACCACAGCGAAAACTATAAAAAAGCAATTGCTACTTACTGCAAGGTTATCGAAATAAAACCAACTGATTGCTCTGCTTACTATTACCGCGCTATGGCTAAAAGCTATTACGCGCGCGATGTGCAAACCTCGGCTGCTGATAAAGAAAAAAACTTGCTGGGTGCTATTTTAGACCTCAGTAAAGCCATCAACATAAACCCCAACGATATTAAGTTTTACCAAAACAGGGGTATTTTTTACAGGGAATATGCAGCTTTTAAATTGCAGAAAGCCAATAAATTTTACGACCGTACCCGCGGCTTAAATTCATTAAAGGCCTCGGTTACCGATTTGGAAAAAGTACTGGCCGACAACCCCGACCGCAAAGATATCAGCACACAGCTTGATATGTCAAAACAACAACTAACCGTTGCCACGGCGGCGGTGCACAATTAA
- the gpmI gene encoding 2,3-bisphosphoglycerate-independent phosphoglycerate mutase, whose protein sequence is MENSNKKVALIILDGWGYGRNDKSNAILAAKTPYFDSLLEHYPHSKLQASGTSVGLPAGQMGNSEVGHMNLGAGRVVYQELGRIHKAVEEQEFDENPVVKQAFNYAKENNKDVHFIGLVSDGGVHSHIKHLKGLCDVAGRYQLPHVYIHAFLDGRDTDPNGGIKYITDLENHIQNTNVKLASAIGRYYAMDRDNRWERVRKAYDVMVNGEGAATHDILKSIAQSYADGVSDEFILPIVKTDDEGKPIAVIKNGDVVICFNFRTDRGREITQALTQKPFPEQNMHPLDLHYITMTTYDETFKKVQVIFTKDDLTHTLGETLQNAGKTQIRIAETEKYPHVTFFFSGGREKEFDNEKRLLIPSPKVATYDLQPEMSAEGIRDAILPELKSRWADFICLNFANTDMVGHTGVFEAVVKAAETVDACTKEVVETGIANGYSFIIIADHGNAEFMINDDGTPNTAHTTNLVPCILIDKDYKEVKDGKLGDIAPTVLKLLGVPIPKEMSENVLV, encoded by the coding sequence GTGGAAAATTCAAATAAAAAAGTTGCCTTAATTATCCTGGATGGATGGGGTTATGGCCGAAACGATAAATCGAATGCTATTTTAGCAGCTAAAACTCCGTACTTTGATTCGTTACTGGAGCATTATCCACACTCAAAGCTTCAGGCTTCGGGTACATCGGTAGGTTTACCTGCCGGGCAAATGGGCAACAGCGAAGTTGGCCACATGAACCTTGGCGCGGGCCGCGTGGTTTACCAGGAACTTGGCCGCATACACAAGGCCGTTGAAGAGCAGGAGTTTGACGAGAACCCGGTTGTTAAGCAAGCCTTTAATTACGCTAAAGAAAACAACAAGGACGTTCACTTTATTGGTTTAGTATCCGATGGTGGCGTACACTCACATATTAAACATTTAAAGGGTTTATGCGATGTTGCAGGCAGGTATCAGTTACCGCACGTTTACATCCACGCGTTTTTAGATGGCCGCGATACCGACCCCAATGGTGGTATCAAATACATTACCGACCTGGAAAACCACATTCAAAACACCAATGTTAAACTGGCATCGGCCATTGGCAGGTATTATGCCATGGATAGGGATAACCGCTGGGAACGTGTTAGAAAAGCTTATGATGTGATGGTGAACGGCGAAGGTGCTGCTACACATGATATTTTAAAATCGATAGCACAATCATACGCCGATGGGGTTAGCGACGAATTTATATTACCGATAGTAAAAACCGATGACGAAGGTAAACCAATTGCCGTTATTAAAAACGGCGATGTGGTGATATGCTTTAATTTCCGTACCGACCGTGGCCGCGAAATTACCCAGGCACTTACGCAAAAACCGTTCCCGGAGCAAAACATGCATCCGCTTGATTTGCATTATATTACCATGACCACCTACGACGAAACCTTTAAAAAGGTACAGGTGATTTTTACTAAAGACGACCTTACACATACCCTGGGCGAAACTTTGCAGAACGCCGGCAAAACCCAGATACGTATTGCCGAAACAGAAAAATATCCGCACGTAACTTTCTTCTTTTCTGGTGGCCGCGAAAAGGAATTTGATAACGAAAAACGTTTATTAATACCATCGCCAAAAGTTGCCACTTATGATTTGCAACCCGAAATGAGTGCCGAAGGCATACGCGATGCCATTTTGCCGGAACTGAAAAGCCGCTGGGCCGATTTTATTTGCCTAAACTTTGCCAATACCGATATGGTTGGCCATACAGGTGTTTTTGAAGCCGTTGTTAAAGCTGCCGAAACTGTTGATGCCTGTACCAAAGAAGTTGTTGAAACAGGTATTGCAAACGGTTATTCGTTTATTATTATTGCCGACCACGGTAATGCCGAGTTTATGATAAACGATGATGGCACTCCAAACACTGCACATACTACCAACCTTGTACCCTGCATTTTAATTGATAAAGATTATAAAGAGGTTAAAGACGGTAAACTTGGCGATATTGCCCCTACTGTTTTAAAACTATTGGGCGTACCTATCCCCAAAGAAATGAGCGAAAATGTATTGGTGTAA
- a CDS encoding DUF4783 domain-containing protein, whose protein sequence is MKLFCFLFVFSSVIVQPKSADPVDRTMLLLKQSNWTELYKTFAPSIDLAILDVSDIYAKDQAETMLNNFFGKNQPFTVKLVHQVNSNADLKFAVFTLSGKSGSYRTSISLRNNNGTFQINELHIEAEKIK, encoded by the coding sequence ATGAAATTATTTTGCTTTTTGTTTGTATTTTCATCGGTAATAGTCCAGCCCAAGTCTGCTGATCCGGTTGACCGCACCATGCTTTTACTAAAACAAAGCAACTGGACGGAATTATATAAAACTTTTGCACCAAGTATTGACCTTGCTATTTTAGACGTGAGCGATATTTACGCCAAAGACCAGGCCGAAACCATGCTGAATAATTTTTTTGGCAAAAATCAGCCTTTTACGGTAAAGCTGGTACATCAGGTAAACTCCAACGCTGATTTAAAGTTTGCTGTTTTTACCCTCAGCGGCAAAAGCGGCAGTTATAGAACATCAATATCCTTACGAAATAATAACGGCACCTTCCAAATCAACGAGTTACACATTGAGGCCGAAAAAATAAAATAG
- the nadC gene encoding carboxylating nicotinate-nucleotide diphosphorylase has protein sequence MDIPAIRKFIADYLNEDVGDGDHTSLATIPAGTQGKAKLLVKENGILAGVDIALQVFDVVDSNLMVDVFLHDGAAIKKGDVALNVTGSVHSILKAERLVLNIMQRMSAIATQTHSIVELIKGTGTKILDTRKTTPGFRYFEKLAVKIGGGVNHRFGLYDMVLIKDNHVDYSGGISNAINNAKQYLLTNNKCLDIEIEVRNFDELNEAIKTGGVLRIMLDNFSTTDLKKAVEIIGDQFETEASGGITIDNVRAYAECGVNYISIGALTHSVKSLDLSLKAVNE, from the coding sequence TTGGATATACCTGCAATCCGCAAATTTATTGCCGACTACCTAAATGAAGACGTTGGCGACGGCGACCATACCTCATTAGCCACTATACCGGCCGGTACCCAGGGTAAAGCAAAACTATTGGTTAAAGAAAACGGTATTTTAGCCGGTGTTGATATAGCCCTCCAGGTATTTGATGTGGTAGATAGCAACCTTATGGTTGACGTTTTTTTACACGATGGGGCAGCCATTAAAAAAGGCGATGTTGCCTTAAATGTAACCGGTAGCGTACACAGTATTTTAAAAGCCGAGCGGCTGGTACTTAATATAATGCAACGGATGTCGGCCATAGCAACGCAAACTCATAGCATTGTTGAGCTTATAAAAGGCACCGGTACCAAAATACTGGATACCCGCAAAACAACGCCGGGCTTTAGGTATTTTGAAAAACTTGCAGTTAAAATTGGTGGTGGCGTTAACCACAGGTTTGGCTTGTATGATATGGTGTTGATTAAAGATAACCACGTTGATTATTCGGGTGGAATTAGCAATGCCATCAACAATGCGAAGCAATATTTGTTAACAAACAACAAATGCCTGGATATTGAAATTGAAGTAAGAAATTTTGACGAACTTAACGAAGCCATAAAAACCGGTGGCGTGCTGCGTATTATGCTCGACAATTTTTCGACAACAGATTTAAAGAAGGCAGTTGAAATTATTGGCGACCAGTTTGAAACAGAAGCTTCGGGCGGTATAACTATTGATAATGTGCGTGCTTATGCCGAGTGTGGTGTAAATTATATTTCGATAGGAGCCTTAACGCATTCGGTTAAAAGTTTGGATTTGAGTTTGAAAGCTGTTAATGAATAA
- the plsY gene encoding glycerol-3-phosphate 1-O-acyltransferase PlsY, translating to MISIYSISALILAYLFGSIPTAVWIGQAFYNVDVREYGSGNAGATNTFRVLGKKAGVPVMLIDILKGWTATNLAYFIGISTTGAVHSNAFVNYQLALGITAVMGHLFPVFAGFRGGKGVATLFGMVLAVHLQASLLCVCVFIAVLLITKYVSLSSIVASFTYLIGVTFIFPTYKTSVIIYGMCICVLIMVTHQKNIERLLKGKESKVNLFKRKAT from the coding sequence ATGATTTCAATATACTCGATTTCAGCGCTCATACTGGCCTACTTATTTGGATCAATACCCACGGCTGTATGGATTGGGCAAGCTTTTTATAATGTTGACGTACGCGAGTACGGTAGCGGTAATGCCGGCGCAACCAATACTTTTAGGGTATTAGGCAAAAAAGCCGGCGTACCCGTAATGCTAATTGATATTTTAAAAGGGTGGACGGCTACCAACCTGGCTTATTTTATAGGCATATCAACAACCGGGGCGGTACACTCTAACGCTTTTGTTAATTATCAGTTAGCACTGGGCATAACGGCTGTTATGGGCCACCTGTTCCCTGTTTTTGCAGGGTTTAGGGGTGGTAAGGGTGTTGCAACCTTATTCGGGATGGTTTTGGCGGTTCACTTGCAAGCATCGCTGCTTTGTGTTTGCGTGTTTATTGCCGTGTTGTTAATTACAAAATACGTGTCGTTAAGTTCTATCGTGGCAAGCTTTACCTATTTAATTGGGGTAACGTTTATCTTTCCCACTTATAAAACTTCGGTTATCATTTATGGGATGTGTATTTGCGTGCTCATTATGGTTACCCATCAAAAAAACATAGAACGTTTGCTAAAAGGGAAAGAATCGAAAGTTAATTTGTTTAAGCGTAAGGCAACCTAA
- a CDS encoding YqjF family protein translates to MAKIKFLTAQWKSLLMLNYEVNPEILKPYLPSATVLDLWEGKALVSMVGFLFKNTRVLGVKWPFHINFEEVNLRFYVKYFDGKEWKRGAVFISELVPKPVISVIANTLYNEPYRALPMRHSINTVDIEHTEYNYEWKLKGKWNKLGAVINNIKLPIKPGSAEEFIFEHYWGYNKLRNGDTLEYAVEHVSWQINEVKSAVFDADIAELYGEAFLPYLSVKPYSAFFADGSDVAVRVAGKVSADPVPAK, encoded by the coding sequence ATGGCGAAAATTAAATTCCTTACGGCGCAATGGAAAAGCCTGTTAATGCTCAATTATGAGGTTAACCCCGAAATACTAAAGCCCTATTTGCCCTCAGCCACCGTGCTCGACCTTTGGGAAGGTAAAGCTTTAGTAAGTATGGTTGGGTTTTTATTTAAAAACACCCGCGTTTTAGGCGTTAAGTGGCCATTCCATATTAACTTTGAAGAAGTTAACCTGCGTTTTTACGTTAAATATTTTGATGGCAAGGAGTGGAAGCGCGGAGCTGTATTTATTAGCGAGCTGGTGCCTAAACCAGTAATAAGCGTTATTGCCAACACATTGTATAACGAGCCTTACCGTGCTTTACCAATGCGCCACAGCATTAACACGGTTGATATTGAACACACTGAATATAATTACGAGTGGAAATTAAAAGGCAAATGGAATAAACTGGGCGCGGTTATCAACAATATCAAATTGCCAATTAAACCCGGTAGTGCCGAAGAGTTTATATTTGAGCATTATTGGGGCTATAACAAACTGCGCAATGGTGATACGTTGGAGTACGCGGTAGAGCATGTTTCGTGGCAAATAAATGAGGTTAAGAGTGCCGTTTTTGATGCCGATATTGCGGAACTATACGGCGAAGCCTTCTTACCTTATCTAAGCGTTAAACCTTATTCGGCTTTTTTTGCCGATGGGTCGGATGTAGCGGTTCGGGTTGCGGGTAAGGTTAGTGCTGACCCAGTACCTGCAAAATAG
- a CDS encoding anthranilate synthase component I family protein produces MTLKHQTDINLFKQKALQWANGFDVAICLNSNNFTDRYSKFEILIAAGAKHELKCDEGSAFEQLDAFREKHKDWVLGALTYDLKNEIENLSSANTDKILFPGLYFFVPQHIIIVRGDEIEVVSDDQYILNVINGQIISYDIAEINLKLQSRFSRDEYIETVKTIQQHIIRGDIYETNFCQEFYAEEVTLEPLALFNHLNKISPAPFGCYFKLYDKYIISASPERFLAKRNDKLISQPIKGTAKRSSNKIEDEVLKQSLKEHPKEQQENVMIVDLVRNDLTRSAKPGTVKVDELFGIYTFKQVHQMISTVVCQKDEALSDVQVIKNTFPMGSMTGAPKFSAMQLMENYERTKRGLYSGAIGYFSPDGDFDFNVVIRTILYNLANQYLSFEVGSAITHNADAEYEYEECLLKAKAILQVLGQH; encoded by the coding sequence ATGACTTTAAAACATCAAACCGATATAAACCTGTTTAAGCAAAAAGCATTGCAATGGGCCAATGGTTTTGATGTTGCAATATGTCTTAATTCCAATAATTTTACTGATAGATACTCCAAATTTGAAATCCTGATAGCGGCTGGTGCAAAGCACGAGTTAAAGTGCGATGAGGGAAGTGCCTTTGAGCAATTAGATGCTTTTCGCGAAAAGCATAAGGACTGGGTTTTGGGTGCTTTAACTTATGATCTGAAAAATGAGATCGAAAATTTGAGTTCGGCTAATACCGATAAAATACTATTCCCTGGCTTGTATTTTTTTGTCCCACAGCATATTATAATTGTGCGGGGGGATGAGATCGAAGTCGTTTCTGACGACCAATACATACTTAATGTAATAAACGGGCAAATAATTAGCTACGATATTGCCGAAATTAACTTAAAGCTGCAATCGCGTTTTAGCCGGGATGAGTATATAGAAACTGTTAAAACTATCCAACAGCATATCATCCGTGGCGATATTTACGAAACAAACTTTTGTCAGGAATTTTATGCCGAAGAGGTGACACTTGAGCCTTTAGCCTTGTTTAACCACCTCAATAAAATTTCGCCAGCGCCTTTTGGCTGCTATTTTAAACTTTACGATAAATATATTATCTCAGCATCGCCCGAAAGATTTTTAGCCAAGCGTAACGATAAACTTATATCGCAACCCATAAAAGGAACGGCCAAACGCAGCAGCAATAAAATTGAAGACGAAGTGCTAAAACAAAGCCTAAAGGAGCACCCCAAAGAGCAGCAGGAAAACGTAATGATAGTTGACTTGGTACGTAACGATTTAACCCGGTCGGCAAAGCCGGGCACCGTTAAGGTTGACGAGCTGTTTGGTATTTACACTTTTAAACAAGTGCATCAAATGATATCAACCGTAGTTTGCCAAAAGGATGAAGCATTGAGCGACGTGCAAGTTATCAAAAACACCTTCCCGATGGGGAGTATGACGGGCGCACCCAAGTTTAGTGCCATGCAACTGATGGAAAATTACGAACGTACCAAACGCGGCCTATATTCGGGCGCGATAGGTTACTTTAGCCCCGATGGGGATTTTGATTTTAATGTGGTAATACGGACGATACTTTATAATTTGGCAAACCAATACCTATCGTTTGAAGTTGGCAGCGCGATAACGCATAATGCGGATGCTGAATATGAGTATGAGGAATGTTTGTTGAAGGCAAAAGCTATTTTGCAGGTACTGGGTCAGCACTAA